TTTCCGCCATAAATGAACGGCGCAACATTGGGCTTGGGCGACTGCTTTTTGCGCTGGGAATTCGCCACCTTGGCGAAGCGGGCGGCAATTTGATCGCCGCACATTATGGCGATTGGGCGGCTTTGGTTTCCGCGCTGGATCAGGCGGCAGCGGGCGAGGGGCTTGAATGGGATAATTTGCGCGCTATTGACGGGGTAGGTGAGGTTATGGCCCGATCCTTGATTAGCGCTTTTGCCCCGGGACCAGAGCGCCGGGCCATCGACCGGCTGGCCTCGCATTTGACGGTGCAGGATGCCCCAAAGCCGCAAACCGATGGCAGCCCTGTAGCCGGCAAAACGTTGGTCTTTACCGGTACGTTGGAGCAAATGAGCCGCGCTGAAGCCAAAGCCCGCGCTGAAACCCTTGGCGCCAAAGTGGCCGGCTCGGTGTCGGCAAAAACCGATTTACTCATCGCAGGGCCCGGGGCCGGATCAAAGGCGAAAAAAGCCACTGATCTGGGAATAGAAACGATTGACGAAGCCGCTTGGCTGGCGCTGATTGAGGGATTATGAGCAGCCGCCCCGAAGCTCTTTTCCCGCTCTTTGCCGAGCTGACCTCGCTGGCAGGGGTGGGCCCGAAAGTGGCGCAGAATATGGCGGGGCTGTCCATTGCGCGCCCCCGCGATGTTATTTTTACGCTGCCCTACGCCGGCATTGACCGGCGGTTGGTGGCCTCGCTCAAAGGGGCCGAACTGCCGCAAACGCTCACGGTTGAGGTGCTGGTGGGCGCGCATCAGCCGCCGCGGACGCGCAGCGGGGCCTACCGCATAATGGTAGAGGATGCCGAAAGCGCCTTTCAGCTGGTGTTTTTTCATGCCCGTGCAGAGTATTTGCAAAAACAACTGCCCAGCGGCGCGCGGCGGCTGGTGTCGGGCAAGGTTGAGCTTTTTGATGGTCTGGCGCAGATGGTGCATCCTGACCATATTCTTTTGCCGCATCAGGCCGAAGAACTTGCCCATTATGAACCGGTTTATCCGCTCACAGCAGGTGTCACGCAGAAAACCATGACCAAAGCCACCCGCGCAGCGCTCAAGCTTGCGCCGGATTTGCCCGAGTGGATTGATCCGGCGCAAAAACAGCGGCAGGGATGGCCCGATTGGCAGGCGGCCGTGAGCGCCGCGCATCAGCCGCAAACCGCATCCGATTTACGCGCCGATCATCCGGCGCGCGAGCGGTTGGCCTATGATGAGTTAATGGCGCACCAACTGACCCTGGCTTTGGCGCGGGCGCGGGTTAAAAAAGCCGCAGGGCGCAGCACCTGCGGCACCGGCGCGCTGCATCAAAAGGTGCTGGCGGCGCTGCCGTATACCCCAACAGGCGCGCAAACCCGCACAACCGCGGAAATTACCGCTGATATGGCCGCGCCAGCCAAAATGAACCGGCTGCTGCAGGGCGATGTGGGCGCAGGCAAAACTTTGGTCGCCTTTATGGCGCTGCTAACGGCGGTTGAGGCCGGCGGGCAGGGGGTGATGATGGCCCCGACCGAAATTTTGGCGCGTCAGCATCTGCAGGGGCTCAAACCCTTGGGCGCAAGCGCGGGGGTGGTGGTCGATTTGCTCACTGGGCGCGACAAAGGCCGGGAACGGCAAACCAAACTGGCGGCCTTAGCTGCGGGTGAGATTGATATCCTGGTGGGCACCCATGCGGTGTTTCAGGCAGATGTGAATTTTTGTGACCTGCGGCTGGCAGTGATTGACGAACAGCACCGCTTTGGCGTGCGCCAACGGCTTGAGCTGGGCCGCAAGGGACAGTCGGCGGATGTTTTGGTGATGACGGCCACGCCGATCCCGCGATCGCTCGCGCTGGCCCATTACGGCGATTTGGATATCTCGGTTCTGGATGAAAAGCCGCCGGGACGGTCGCCGGTGACAACAGCGCTGATCTCTACCGAGCGGATCGACGAAGTGGTTGATCATCTTCGCCGCGCGATCGCCGAGGGCCGCCAAGCCTATTGGGTGTGTCCTTTGGTCGAGCAAAGCGAGGTTTTGGATTTCACCTCGGCCGAGGATCGCTTTCAACGGCTGCGCGCGGTGCTGGGCGAGGATCAGGTGGGGCTTGTCCATGGGCAAATGCCGGCGCAGGACAAAGACGCCGCCATGCAACGTTTTCAAAGCGGGCAAACGCGGGCACTGGTGGCGACCACCGTGATCGAAGTGGGCGTTGATGTGCCCAATGCCACCATTATGGTGATTGAGCGGGCCGAACATTTTGGATTGGCGCAACTGCACCAGCTGCGCGGCCGCGTAGGGCGCGGGGCAGGGCAATCGACCTGTCTGCTGATGTATCAGCCACCCTTAAGTGAAAGCGGCCAAAGGCGGCTGAGCACGCTGCGCGAAACCGAAGACGGGTTTCGCATCGCGGAAACCGATCTGGCCATGCGCGGCGCAGGGGATTTAATCGGCACGGCGCAATCGGGTCTGCCGCAGTTTCGGGTGGCCGATTTGGACAGTATGAGCGGGTTGATGGCCACCGCCCAAAGTGATGCCCGCGCGCTGCTGACCACTGATCCCGAGCTGACATCACCGCGTGGACAGGCGGCGAGGACACTGCTTTGGTTAATGGAACAGGATAAAGCAATTCATTTAATTTCAGTGGGTTAGCACAAAGTTATTCAAAAAGTTCACAAATGTTCTAAAATTGTTCTTTACAAATCCTTAAAGATATGAGAACAAAAAGGCAACAAATGACGGAGTTGTCCAATGATCACCATTTTGAAAACCGCTGTAGTGTCGTCACGCAGAACCATTTTGCAAGACAGTCTTGGGGCGGTATCGCTGTTGGTGATTTTGCTTGGCGGTTTACATTTGCCAGGCCTTTTTTAACCACCCTCTGCCACCGCGCGGCGCGCAGGGCGTTTCCCCAAGGCGCCTGTCAACCGAAGGTTTCGTAAGCCTCGACAAACGGAAACCGGATCGCTGACAAATCCCTGCAGCCGCGTGGACAGTTTGCCGCCGCTCCCCCTCGGGTGCGGCGGTTTTTTTATGCGCAGTCCTGATGTGCGGCCTTTTGCATGGCTTCGCTGGCCGCTTCCAGCGCCAGCAGAATCGAGGCATGGCGGTTTTTATAATCTTTCGCTGGCAAAAGCACCTCAAGCCCGTCAAAAGGCGCATCCGGGGTCGGGCCATTTGAAGTGAGCATCGCCTGCAGGGCATCGTGGGCTTTTTCAATTTGCGCCAGGTCGCAGCCGATAATCGACCGGCCAACCACCGATGCTGCAGCCTGACCCAATGCGCAGGCTTTCACATCCTGTGCATAACCCGTCACCTTGCCTGCTTTGACCTTAATATCAACCGTGACCACCGAGCCGCATAGGGGCGAGCGTTTTTTAACCGATATATGGGGGTCTTGCAGCGGCGTGGTTGCGGGCATATCGGCCGCCAGAGCCAGAATACGGTCAGAATAGAGTTTGATCAGGTCGCTGTCAGCAGACATGGGCTTTTCCTTTATTGCTGATCCTAATACATAGGGCTTAGAACAGGCGATGCAAAGAGGTTACGAGATGGATTTTGATCCAGCAAGTTTGACGTATAACGAAGCAGGTTTGATCCCTGCAATAGCGCAGGACAGCGAAAGCGGTGAAGTGCTTATGATGGCGTGGATGAACCAAGAGGCGGTTGCAAAAACACTGTCCAGTGGGCATGCCACTTACTGGTCGCGCTCACGTCAGGCATTTTGGGTCAAAGGAGAAACATCGGGGCATCGGCAAAAATTGATTGATTTGCGGGTCGATTGTGATCGTGATGCGCTTTTGCTTGTGGTCGATCAAACGGGTCCCGCCTGTCATACCCTGCGGCGCAGCTGCTTTTACACCTCGGTGGTGAGCGGCAAAGAGGTTGAGTTGATGGCGCCCGAGGCTTAGGGTTTTTTTTAGGAAATTTGGCCGTATCTGGCCTTTGAAGAGCTCTAAAACCACACCTGCGCAATACCACCGCGAAACCGACGCAATACCGACACTGTTTTTGGGGCTAGTCCAGTGGTTTAAAGCCCAGTGAGCGGCGAATGTCATTTACGCTTTGGCCTTGGCTGCGCAGCGTGGAAATGGCCGTGGCATCATCGCGTTTGGCCAGCCGCTTTCCGGTGCTGTCTCGGATGAGTTTATGGTGATGATAACGCGGTGTTGGCAGGCCCAATAAGGATTGCAGCAGTACATGGATTTGCGTGGCATCGGCAAGGTCAGCGCCGCGCACAACATCGCTAACCCCTTGAATTGCATCGTCAACTACAACTGCCAGATGATAGGCAATCTGTCCGTTACGGCGTTGAAGCACCACATCCCCGACCTGCGACAGAAGGGCCTCGGGCGTTACCTTTCTAGGGCCGCTGTCAAGACCGGTTTCATGATATAAAAGTGGTTCGGTAAGTGTTTCGGTGGCCAGTTGCATATTTAGCCGAAGCGCGTCTTCTGCACGCCCCTCACGCATTGCGCGGTGACGGCAGCTGCCCGGATATATCCGCCCATCGGGACCAAATTGCGCCACCCCTTCCTGCGGCGCCCCCGCCGCCGCTTCGATGTCTGACCGCCGACATAAACATGGATATATAAATCCACTTTCTTCAAGTAACTTCATGGGTTTAGAGTAATTAATTAATTTGTCTGATTGACGTTTAATAGGTGTTTCCCATGCCAACCCAAGCCACGAAAGGTCTTCGTAAATTAGCTCTTCCCATTGCCGGCGGGCACGCGATTGGTCAGTGTCTTCGATGCGGAGTAAAAACCTTCCACCGGCCTCGGTCGCCATCTGATGCGCCAAAAGTGCAGAATAGGCGTGCCCAAGGTGTAGTGGACCGGTGGGTGATGGAGCAAATCGAGTGGTGAAAGTCACAGTTTTTCAATAACATATACGTTTGACTTCAACCCCGCACCGGGCAGGTGATCACCATAATTGCAGGCCAGCAAGCGCGCCAAACCGTTGGCCGTGTAATGGTCGACTTTTGCAGGAAAACTCGGATCGGCAAGTGCGTGGTCATTAAACGAAAATGCGAACAGCCCGCCTGTCTCCAAAAGCTCCATCAGCGTGTCAAAGACTGGTAAAGGTGCCGCCCCCACTCCAATCACGCCAATGGCCGTAATAATACGATACTGACCTATGGCCACTGGGGGTGTGTGCTCGGGATTAAAAACGCGAAGATCATTATAAATGCCTTTTTCCTTCGCGATTTCAACCATTTCAGAGGAAACGTCTAGCCCGTCTATATGGCTAAACCCTTCGAGTTTAAGCGCCAGTCCCGACAGTCCGGTCCCGCATCCATAATCTAGGATAGGCTGGTTTAGATCGGTGACAAATTGCGCAAGTGTTTTGGCCGTCCGTCCCGGGGTGGCATAGCCGTTTTTTCCCACCTCTTGGTCATAAGTATCAGACCAATCGGCATAAAGCGCGCGCGAGTCGCCCGTTCCGCCATCATATGCTTTGTCCAAATAGGTTTTTGCCATAGTGATACTAAAGCAAATAAAGCCCTATCCGTCCAGCGTGGTTTTTTGTAGCCAATCTGTCCAAGCGGCTTTGGCGCGGTCGGTATAGGCTTTGTATCGATCTTTTCGGCCCCTGCGGCCCGATTTTAGGCCCTCTATGGGGCGAAAAAGGCCAAAATTGACATTCATAGGCTGAAATGTTTTAGCATCCGCACCACCTGTTATATGGTGGATCAACGCCCCCATGGCAGTGTCCGGAGGCACTATTGCCAACTCTTCGCCTTTCATTTCGGCTGCGGCCATCCGCCCCGCCAAAAGGCCCATCGCAGCGCTTTCAACATACCCTTCTACCCCGGTAATTTGCCCCGCAAAGCGCAGGTTCGGCTTTGATTTAAGCCGCATTTGAGCGTCGAGCAGCGTTGGAGAGTTGATAAATGTGTTGCGATGAATACCGCCCAGTCTAGCAAAGCGCGCTTTTTCCAAGCCTGGGATCATCCGCAAAATATTGGCTTGTGAACCGTATTTCATTTTAGTTTGAAATCCTACAATATTATACAATGTTCCCAATGCGTTATCGCGGCGAAGTTGGACCACTGCATAAGGTTTTTCACTGCTGTGAGGATTGGTTAATCCAACCGGCTTCATGGGCCCAAAACGAAGCGTTTCTGCGCCCCTTTCTGCCATAACCTCAATTGGCAGACAGGCTTCAAAATACTCAGCTGTCTCGTCTTCATGGAACTCGGTTTTTTCAGCCTCTAAAAGAGCCTTGATAAAAGCCTCATACTGGGCTTTGTCCATGGGGCAATTCAGGTAAGCTGTGCGCTCGGCTTCTGTGTCACCTTTGTCATAGCGTGACTGCATCCAGGCTTTGCTCATATCAATGCTATCGAAATAGATGATCGGCGCAATCGCATCGAAAAATGCCAGCGCTTCAGCGCCAGTTTCTTGTGAGATGGCGTTCCCAAGCGCTGAAGAGGTCAAAGGCCCGGTGGCTATGATCCAGTTCCCATCTGTAGGAAGTGCCTTTATCTCACCGTCATCGACAGTGACATTTGGATGGGCCCTAAGCGCGGATGTCACGCTTTGCGCAAAAGGGTCACGGTCAACCGCCAATGCGCCGCCTGCTGGCAATCGATGGGTATAAGCCGTTTTCATAATCAAGCTATCGGCTTGTAACATTTCCCAGTGCAGCAAACCCACAGCATTTTGCTCGTGATCGTTTGAACGAAATGAATTTGAGCAAACCATTTCGCCCAGATCCCCGGTTTTATGGGCAAAAGTGACTACTTTAGGCCGCATCTCATGGATGGTTACGCGTAGCCCCATGTTGGCCGCTTGCCATGCTGCTTCTGATCCGGCCATCCCACCGCCGATAATATGCAATTCTTTATTTTTCATAGCGCGTAAATACGGCATATGGCGAAAGAGTGACAGCCCCGAAAACAGCAATTTTGTAAATTTTAACAAAGCTCTTTTTGGCGCTGATGATTTCTTTTGCTCAAAGTTTCAATGCTTGTTCGAGTTTGGAACGAAAGATGACGCAAACAGACCTCTGGACACCCGCTGAAAAATGCGAAAAAAGGCCAAATCTACGCGCACTTTTTCTGCAAAAAGGAAAACACCATATGCCCTATCTTTTAGGGGTGGACACCGGGGGCACCTACACTGACGCGGTTATTTTACGCGACGAAGTTGAGGTTATTTCCTCTGCCAAATCTTTAAC
The nucleotide sequence above comes from Rhodobacteraceae bacterium Araon29. Encoded proteins:
- the hisI gene encoding phosphoribosyl-AMP cyclohydrolase, with product MDFDPASLTYNEAGLIPAIAQDSESGEVLMMAWMNQEAVAKTLSSGHATYWSRSRQAFWVKGETSGHRQKLIDLRVDCDRDALLLVVDQTGPACHTLRRSCFYTSVVSGKEVELMAPEA
- the recG gene encoding ATP-dependent DNA helicase RecG, whose translation is MSSRPEALFPLFAELTSLAGVGPKVAQNMAGLSIARPRDVIFTLPYAGIDRRLVASLKGAELPQTLTVEVLVGAHQPPRTRSGAYRIMVEDAESAFQLVFFHARAEYLQKQLPSGARRLVSGKVELFDGLAQMVHPDHILLPHQAEELAHYEPVYPLTAGVTQKTMTKATRAALKLAPDLPEWIDPAQKQRQGWPDWQAAVSAAHQPQTASDLRADHPARERLAYDELMAHQLTLALARARVKKAAGRSTCGTGALHQKVLAALPYTPTGAQTRTTAEITADMAAPAKMNRLLQGDVGAGKTLVAFMALLTAVEAGGQGVMMAPTEILARQHLQGLKPLGASAGVVVDLLTGRDKGRERQTKLAALAAGEIDILVGTHAVFQADVNFCDLRLAVIDEQHRFGVRQRLELGRKGQSADVLVMTATPIPRSLALAHYGDLDISVLDEKPPGRSPVTTALISTERIDEVVDHLRRAIAEGRQAYWVCPLVEQSEVLDFTSAEDRFQRLRAVLGEDQVGLVHGQMPAQDKDAAMQRFQSGQTRALVATTVIEVGVDVPNATIMVIERAEHFGLAQLHQLRGRVGRGAGQSTCLLMYQPPLSESGQRRLSTLRETEDGFRIAETDLAMRGAGDLIGTAQSGLPQFRVADLDSMSGLMATAQSDARALLTTDPELTSPRGQAARTLLWLMEQDKAIHLISVG
- a CDS encoding tRNA glutamyl-Q(34) synthetase GluQRS; the protein is MTFTTRFAPSPTGPLHLGHAYSALLAHQMATEAGGRFLLRIEDTDQSRARRQWEELIYEDLSWLGLAWETPIKRQSDKLINYSKPMKLLEESGFIYPCLCRRSDIEAAAGAPQEGVAQFGPDGRIYPGSCRHRAMREGRAEDALRLNMQLATETLTEPLLYHETGLDSGPRKVTPEALLSQVGDVVLQRRNGQIAYHLAVVVDDAIQGVSDVVRGADLADATQIHVLLQSLLGLPTPRYHHHKLIRDSTGKRLAKRDDATAISTLRSQGQSVNDIRRSLGFKPLD
- a CDS encoding methylenetetrahydrofolate--tRNA-(uracil(54)-C(5))-methyltransferase (FADH(2)-oxidizing) TrmFO; this encodes MKNKELHIIGGGMAGSEAAWQAANMGLRVTIHEMRPKVVTFAHKTGDLGEMVCSNSFRSNDHEQNAVGLLHWEMLQADSLIMKTAYTHRLPAGGALAVDRDPFAQSVTSALRAHPNVTVDDGEIKALPTDGNWIIATGPLTSSALGNAISQETGAEALAFFDAIAPIIYFDSIDMSKAWMQSRYDKGDTEAERTAYLNCPMDKAQYEAFIKALLEAEKTEFHEDETAEYFEACLPIEVMAERGAETLRFGPMKPVGLTNPHSSEKPYAVVQLRRDNALGTLYNIVGFQTKMKYGSQANILRMIPGLEKARFARLGGIHRNTFINSPTLLDAQMRLKSKPNLRFAGQITGVEGYVESAAMGLLAGRMAAAEMKGEELAIVPPDTAMGALIHHITGGADAKTFQPMNVNFGLFRPIEGLKSGRRGRKDRYKAYTDRAKAAWTDWLQKTTLDG
- a CDS encoding methyltransferase domain-containing protein, with the translated sequence MAKTYLDKAYDGGTGDSRALYADWSDTYDQEVGKNGYATPGRTAKTLAQFVTDLNQPILDYGCGTGLSGLALKLEGFSHIDGLDVSSEMVEIAKEKGIYNDLRVFNPEHTPPVAIGQYRIITAIGVIGVGAAPLPVFDTLMELLETGGLFAFSFNDHALADPSFPAKVDHYTANGLARLLACNYGDHLPGAGLKSNVYVIEKL
- a CDS encoding iron-sulfur cluster assembly scaffold protein; the protein is MSADSDLIKLYSDRILALAADMPATTPLQDPHISVKKRSPLCGSVVTVDIKVKAGKVTGYAQDVKACALGQAAASVVGRSIIGCDLAQIEKAHDALQAMLTSNGPTPDAPFDGLEVLLPAKDYKNRHASILLALEAASEAMQKAAHQDCA